One Marinobacter sp. es.048 genomic window, CACGTTCATGCTCCTGGTGAATATGCCCCCACAATACGATCCTGACTTGGGGGAATCGATCGACCACCTGCCAGAAGGCATCCCGGTTGGTAAGTCCGATTTTTTCCATCCAGTCGGAACCGATATCTACCGGGTGATGATGCAAGGCAACGACTGCGGGCAGATCCGGGTTCTGTTCCAGGGTTTGAGCCAGGAAGTCCAGCTCTGAATCGGCCAGAGCCCCGAAGACCATACCGGGCACGGAAGAGTCCAGCATGATGAATTGCCAGCCACCCTGAATCACATGACGGTCGCAGGCATCATACTCCCCGGCAACTTTCATCAGGTTATCACCATGATCATGGTTGCCGGCAATCCAGACGGAAGGACAGGAAAACGCCTTCAGGCTCTCGCCAAACACGCGGTAGGCCTCTACCGAGCCGTCCTGGGCTAGATCCCCGGTGGCCAGGATGAGGTCCGGCTGGCCGTGCACTTTCAGCACTTCGGCAATAACCGCTTGCAGGCTTTCCCGGGTTTTGACGCCCAACAGATCTCCGTCGGCACGCGCCATCAAGTGCGGATCAGTCAGCTGCAGTACCCGCAGTGGCCGGGCTTGTTCCTTTCTGGTCATGGCTTTCTGGATCTACTCACTGGCAATACATGGTCTGAGCATAAGTGTACGACGCCGGTTCGCGTATTTATCACTTTCGAATCGAACCGGAGTCACATTCTTGCCAGGCTTTGGTGAAATATTGCAATTTTTGACAACTATGGCACATCGGTGAGCCATAGCCACACCACTTTAGTACAGGATGGACCTGTAACAGGCTGCCTCAGTCGACGCCTTCACCGGCAGACCAAGCTGCATGTTCCATAGGTAGGTGACCAAACCGCAGACAGTAATCCAGCCAATCGGCAAGAAAGCCGTTGACCTGAACCTTTTCGT contains:
- the cpdA gene encoding 3',5'-cyclic-AMP phosphodiesterase; amino-acid sequence: MTRKEQARPLRVLQLTDPHLMARADGDLLGVKTRESLQAVIAEVLKVHGQPDLILATGDLAQDGSVEAYRVFGESLKAFSCPSVWIAGNHDHGDNLMKVAGEYDACDRHVIQGGWQFIMLDSSVPGMVFGALADSELDFLAQTLEQNPDLPAVVALHHHPVDIGSDWMEKIGLTNRDAFWQVVDRFPQVRIVLWGHIHQEHERERNGVHLMATPSTCIQFTSGSSQFSVEDLPPGYRWFEFHDSGDFTTKVRRAKDFRFELDQNSTGY